One window of the Pseudomonas knackmussii B13 genome contains the following:
- a CDS encoding putative 2-aminoethylphosphonate ABC transporter permease subunit, which translates to MDAVMKHEQTLAAERAPSDLGDRLFILGGKLLLLALLSLAVLLPLLAIFWRGFSGTAQQGAGIAAMAELLRSANFHWLLGNSLKVSLSVAAIVVPTAYVFAYALQRTLIPAKGLWRGISLLPLLAPSMLPGIALIYLFGNQGLLRSWVPDNIYGFWGIVLGEAIYTFPHALMILLSALSLADARLFDAASSMGASPWKAFRSITWPASRQGVFAAFCLVFTLTITDFGVPVVVGGDYQVLALEAYKAVVGQQQFGRGAQIGMLLLLPAIFSFAVDAWLRRRQGDSMSGRAQVYQPKPSTGRDLAYLGVVLAVSAVILTVLGMAVYSSLVKFWPYNLSLSLKHYAFEETAGGGWLAYRNSLTLATCTALFGGALIFTGAYLLEKTREQAWLNQLLRMLCFVPMAVPGLVLGLGYVFFFNLPGNPLHIFYGSMTLLVVCTIAHYLTTAQMTATTALRQLDGEFEAAALSLKMPLWRHYLKVTLPICLPALLDIVRYLFVAAMTTVSAAIFLYSPDSILAAVAVLNMDDSGNVGGAAAMSTLILLTSAAASLLLALASRGLLRRSQAWRQPGH; encoded by the coding sequence ATGGATGCGGTGATGAAACACGAGCAGACCCTGGCCGCCGAGCGTGCGCCCAGCGACCTCGGCGACCGCCTGTTCATCCTCGGCGGCAAGCTGCTGTTGCTCGCGCTGCTGTCCCTGGCGGTGCTGCTGCCGCTGCTGGCGATCTTCTGGCGTGGCTTCAGCGGCACAGCGCAACAGGGCGCGGGCATTGCAGCCATGGCCGAACTGCTGCGCAGCGCCAACTTCCATTGGCTGCTGGGCAACAGCCTCAAGGTCTCGCTGAGCGTGGCCGCCATCGTGGTGCCGACTGCCTATGTCTTCGCCTATGCGCTGCAACGCACGCTGATTCCGGCCAAGGGCCTGTGGCGGGGGATTTCCCTGCTGCCGCTGCTGGCGCCGTCGATGCTGCCGGGCATCGCGCTGATCTACCTGTTCGGCAACCAGGGCCTGCTGCGCAGCTGGGTGCCGGACAACATCTACGGCTTCTGGGGCATCGTCCTCGGCGAGGCCATCTACACCTTCCCGCATGCGCTGATGATCCTGCTCTCGGCGCTGTCGCTGGCCGATGCGCGCTTGTTCGACGCTGCGTCGAGCATGGGCGCCAGCCCCTGGAAGGCATTCCGCAGCATCACCTGGCCGGCTTCGCGGCAGGGCGTGTTCGCTGCCTTCTGCCTGGTCTTCACCCTGACCATCACCGACTTCGGCGTGCCCGTGGTGGTCGGTGGCGACTACCAGGTACTGGCCCTGGAAGCCTATAAGGCGGTGGTTGGCCAACAGCAGTTCGGCCGCGGCGCGCAGATCGGCATGCTCCTGCTGCTGCCGGCGATCTTCAGCTTCGCCGTGGACGCCTGGCTGCGTCGCCGCCAGGGCGACTCGATGAGCGGCCGCGCCCAGGTCTACCAGCCCAAGCCCTCGACCGGTCGCGACCTGGCCTACCTCGGCGTGGTGCTGGCGGTCAGCGCGGTGATCCTGACGGTGCTGGGCATGGCCGTGTACTCCTCGCTGGTGAAGTTCTGGCCGTACAACCTGTCGCTGTCGCTCAAGCACTATGCCTTCGAGGAGACCGCTGGCGGCGGCTGGCTGGCCTACCGCAACAGCCTGACGCTGGCGACCTGCACCGCGCTGTTCGGTGGCGCGCTGATCTTCACCGGCGCCTACCTGCTGGAGAAGACCCGCGAGCAGGCCTGGCTGAACCAGCTGCTGCGCATGCTCTGCTTCGTGCCGATGGCGGTGCCGGGCCTCGTGCTGGGCCTGGGCTACGTGTTCTTCTTCAACCTGCCGGGCAACCCGCTGCACATCTTCTACGGCAGCATGACCCTGCTGGTGGTCTGCACCATCGCGCACTACCTGACCACCGCGCAGATGACCGCGACCACCGCGCTGCGCCAGCTCGACGGCGAGTTCGAGGCCGCCGCGCTGTCGCTGAAGATGCCGCTGTGGCGCCACTACCTGAAGGTGACCCTGCCGATCTGCCTGCCGGCGCTGCTGGACATCGTCCGCTACCTGTTCGTCGCGGCCATGACCACGGTTTCGGCGGCGATCTTCCTCTACAGCCCGGACAGCATCCTCGCCGCGGTGGCGGTGCTGAACATGGACGACTCCGGCAACGTCGGCGGCGCCGCCGCCATGTCCACCCTGATCCTGCTTACTTCGGCCGCCGCCTCGCTGCTGCTGGCCCTGGCCTCGCGCGGCCTGTTGCGCCGCTCGCAGGCCTGGCGCCAGCCCGGCCACTGA
- a CDS encoding putative 2-aminoethylphosphonate ABC transporter substrate-binding protein, translating into MFKRLALATAVLAGTSLHASAATELTVYTALEPEQLTAYKQAFEKQNPDVEIKWVRDSTGIVTAKLLAEKDRPQADAVWGLAASSLAILDQQGMLDKYAPKTLAAIGPNYRDPANPPAWVGMDVWAATICFNTAEAEKQGLPKPTSWQDLTKPEYKGKIVMPNPASSGTGFLDVSAWLQTFGEKNGWGYMDKLHENIGQYVHSGSKPCKLAAAGEFPIGISFEYPAIQLKRQGAPLDIILPKEGLGWEIEATGIIKGTPHLDAAKKLADFSASPAAMDLYKENFAVLAQPGIAKPQAELPADYEQHLIKNDFAWASKNRDNILNEWRKRYDGKSEKVAQQ; encoded by the coding sequence ATGTTCAAACGTCTCGCCCTCGCCACTGCCGTACTCGCCGGTACCAGCCTGCACGCCAGCGCCGCCACCGAACTGACCGTCTACACCGCGCTCGAGCCGGAACAACTGACCGCCTACAAGCAGGCCTTCGAGAAGCAGAACCCGGACGTCGAGATCAAGTGGGTGCGCGACTCCACCGGCATCGTCACCGCCAAGCTGCTGGCCGAGAAGGATCGTCCGCAGGCCGACGCGGTCTGGGGCCTGGCCGCTTCCAGCCTGGCGATCCTCGACCAGCAGGGCATGCTCGACAAATACGCGCCCAAGACCCTTGCTGCGATCGGCCCGAACTACCGTGACCCGGCCAATCCGCCGGCGTGGGTGGGCATGGACGTGTGGGCCGCGACCATCTGCTTCAACACCGCCGAGGCCGAGAAACAGGGCCTGCCCAAGCCGACCAGCTGGCAGGACCTGACCAAGCCGGAATACAAGGGCAAGATCGTCATGCCGAACCCGGCTTCCTCGGGCACCGGCTTCCTCGACGTCTCCGCCTGGCTGCAGACCTTCGGCGAGAAGAACGGCTGGGGCTACATGGACAAGCTGCACGAGAATATCGGCCAGTACGTCCACTCCGGTTCCAAGCCGTGCAAGCTGGCCGCCGCCGGCGAGTTCCCGATCGGCATCTCCTTCGAGTACCCGGCCATCCAGCTCAAGCGCCAGGGCGCGCCGCTGGACATCATCCTGCCGAAGGAAGGCCTGGGCTGGGAGATCGAGGCCACCGGCATCATCAAGGGCACTCCGCACCTGGACGCGGCGAAGAAACTTGCCGACTTCTCCGCCAGCCCCGCGGCCATGGACCTGTACAAGGAAAACTTCGCCGTGCTGGCCCAGCCGGGCATCGCCAAGCCGCAGGCCGAGCTGCCGGCGGACTACGAGCAGCACCTGATCAAGAACGACTTCGCCTGGGCCTCGAAGAACCGCGACAACATCCTCAACGAATGGCGCAAGCGCTACGACGGCAAGTCGGAGAAGGTCGCCCAGCAGTAA